From Woronichinia naegeliana WA131, the proteins below share one genomic window:
- a CDS encoding DUF4079 domain-containing protein, with protein MELQDILALLHPAIAIVVVFPLIGIVVNRAILTRQRRLQTKEGQKSKIPPMVGSEHVAIGKLLSSSVVGVALLGMTYGIFSKMWSHDLFTTEPLRVLGVTIILLLTITAFVFLFKSKAKLGRGIFATLTGMGLVLLGSQPEIYRRNNEWFVSHFYYGMIAALLMVFSVAIIQDIYQDRQNRWRTVHIILNCFALLLFIGQGITGSRDLLEIPLHWQEHYIYQCDSTNKTCLQFK; from the coding sequence ATGGAATTGCAAGATATCTTGGCGTTATTACATCCGGCGATCGCTATTGTAGTGGTCTTTCCTTTAATCGGGATTGTGGTCAATCGGGCGATTCTCACTCGTCAACGTCGTTTGCAAACTAAAGAGGGTCAAAAAAGTAAAATTCCGCCGATGGTTGGTTCCGAACATGTGGCGATCGGTAAATTATTGAGCAGTTCAGTCGTTGGTGTGGCTTTACTCGGTATGACCTATGGCATCTTCTCCAAAATGTGGAGTCATGATCTTTTTACAACGGAACCTCTGCGAGTTTTGGGAGTTACCATTATTCTGCTATTAACGATTACTGCCTTTGTCTTCTTGTTTAAGTCAAAAGCTAAACTGGGAAGAGGCATTTTTGCTACACTAACAGGAATGGGACTCGTTCTCTTAGGGAGTCAGCCAGAGATTTATCGACGAAACAATGAATGGTTTGTTTCCCATTTTTACTATGGCATGATTGCCGCTTTATTGATGGTTTTTTCCGTTGCAATTATTCAGGATATTTATCAAGATCGCCAAAACCGTTGGCGCACTGTCCATATTATTCTCAATTGTTTTGCCTTACTATTGTTTATCGGTCAAGGAATAACCGGCTCTAGGGATTTATTAGAAATTCCGCTCCATTGGCAAGAGCATTATATTTATCAATGTGATTCTACTAATAAAACCTGTCTACAATTTAAATAA
- a CDS encoding AhpC/TSA family protein, whose amino-acid sequence MNLQLELYKFQREFRKKFPSEKVAILQEATQNLARDFQNRRILRVEDKAPDFVLSNTRGQSICLSEQLNQGAVLLNFYFGHWCPYCNLELRAYQGLLVKIQALESSILGISPQTAEASQKTALKNTITFDLLSDRNCQIARDYGLVFEVPDSLRSLYTELGHALPDYNGTDDWLLPIPATFIIDRRGHIALAYINVDYTQRYEPTDAIAILLSLFVAN is encoded by the coding sequence GTGAATTTACAACTTGAACTTTATAAATTTCAACGGGAATTTAGGAAAAAATTTCCTTCGGAAAAAGTGGCGATCCTACAAGAGGCAACTCAGAATTTAGCCAGAGATTTTCAAAATCGAAGAATCTTAAGAGTTGAGGATAAAGCCCCTGATTTTGTCCTCTCCAATACCAGAGGCCAATCGATCTGTCTCTCTGAACAGTTAAATCAAGGAGCCGTTCTTCTCAACTTTTATTTTGGTCATTGGTGTCCCTATTGCAATCTAGAATTGCGAGCCTATCAAGGACTATTAGTCAAAATTCAGGCCTTAGAAAGCTCAATTTTAGGGATTTCTCCTCAAACTGCCGAGGCCTCCCAAAAAACGGCCCTTAAAAATACAATTACCTTTGATCTTCTCAGTGATCGTAACTGTCAAATTGCCCGTGATTATGGCCTTGTTTTTGAGGTTCCTGATTCTCTTCGGTCACTTTATACCGAATTAGGTCATGCCCTTCCTGATTACAATGGGACTGACGATTGGCTACTTCCAATTCCTGCCACTTTTATCATCGATCGCCGGGGTCATATTGCTCTAGCTTATATTAATGTGGATTATACTCAACGCTACGAACCCACTGACGCGATCGCTATTTTGCTATCTCTTTTTGTGGCAAATTAA
- a CDS encoding LysR family transcriptional regulator: MDRIACMQSFVRAIEMNSFSAVAREQQTTQPTISKQIAALEKYLGVQLLTRSTTNLSLTEEGTKYYQYCQQILETVAEAEASLTGKERATGILRLGCPVLFGQMQIVPRLKAFMSRYPDVKVDLMMADYFVDIVQEGLDLLIRIGNRQDNALISDRIGTTRRVTVATTGYFEQAGEPQTPEDLVHHNCIVYTRLATVNEWHFQTKEGLIKVLVKGCFQTNSSVAIRAAVLSGLGIAIAPVWMFGDEIYRGDLEVVLQDYQPTPLPRAC, encoded by the coding sequence ATGGATCGCATTGCCTGTATGCAGAGTTTTGTTCGGGCGATTGAAATGAATAGTTTTTCTGCCGTAGCGCGGGAACAACAGACAACCCAACCCACCATTAGTAAACAAATTGCTGCTTTAGAAAAATATTTAGGAGTACAATTACTGACTCGTTCTACCACTAATTTAAGCTTAACAGAGGAGGGAACAAAGTACTATCAATACTGTCAGCAAATTTTGGAAACCGTGGCGGAGGCAGAGGCCAGTTTAACCGGAAAAGAACGAGCAACGGGTATTTTGCGCTTGGGTTGTCCCGTGCTGTTTGGACAAATGCAGATTGTTCCTCGCCTAAAAGCCTTTATGAGTCGCTATCCTGATGTCAAGGTGGATCTGATGATGGCAGATTATTTTGTAGATATTGTTCAGGAAGGTTTAGATCTCTTAATTCGCATTGGTAATCGCCAGGATAATGCTTTGATCAGCGATCGCATCGGTACAACACGTCGAGTCACAGTGGCCACCACTGGTTATTTTGAGCAAGCAGGTGAACCCCAAACTCCCGAAGATTTAGTTCACCATAATTGCATCGTTTATACTCGTCTGGCAACGGTGAATGAGTGGCATTTTCAGACCAAAGAAGGACTGATTAAGGTGCTAGTGAAAGGCTGTTTTCAAACCAATAGTTCGGTTGCCATTCGTGCAGCAGTATTGTCGGGTTTAGGAATTGCGATCGCGCCGGTTTGGATGTTTGGCGATGAAATTTATCGAGGCGACCTTGAAGTTGTACTACAAGATTATCAACCTACACCTTTACCTAGGGCTTGCTGA
- a CDS encoding alpha/beta fold hydrolase, with product MLASFLPPWYLRQGFAMTLYSAWYASRTWEKTVIEAEPPYQSRIFWGAGGVPIYGQIAIPPQAKATLVATYGITGDLDNQWFLRLLGRKAYAQGYAVVLFDWRGHGKTAELSPTLTSDGLYEGEDFVRIASQAKALGCPTPLWLAGYSLGGQLALWGVKMAQTVQTWGRDLNLEATDIGGGAVICPSLDSERSLRYLMAHPLGKYVEKAITKELNKLAWKLHQYHPQDIDPDAIQRATSIWGFDQELVIPRLGFATVSDYYAASSALPLLSQLRKPTLILYAADDPLFDPALVTELQDLSADNPHIELALTRFGGHVGYISGQKGQQLSGDSDRWWALNRLLDWFNQQSATLQTVSARPLTVF from the coding sequence ATGCTTGCGTCTTTTTTGCCGCCTTGGTATCTACGACAAGGTTTTGCGATGACCTTGTACTCAGCTTGGTATGCGAGTCGGACTTGGGAAAAAACGGTAATTGAAGCCGAACCGCCTTATCAATCCCGTATCTTTTGGGGTGCGGGGGGAGTGCCGATCTATGGTCAAATTGCCATTCCTCCCCAGGCGAAAGCAACCTTAGTGGCAACCTATGGGATTACCGGCGATCTAGACAATCAATGGTTTTTACGTTTATTGGGCAGAAAAGCCTATGCTCAAGGCTATGCAGTAGTTTTATTTGATTGGCGAGGCCATGGGAAAACAGCAGAATTATCGCCAACCCTAACTTCCGATGGCCTGTATGAAGGGGAGGATTTTGTGCGAATTGCTTCCCAGGCAAAGGCTCTTGGTTGTCCTACCCCTCTTTGGTTAGCGGGTTATTCTCTAGGAGGACAATTAGCCCTCTGGGGGGTCAAAATGGCTCAAACGGTGCAGACCTGGGGAAGAGATCTCAATTTAGAGGCAACCGATATTGGGGGGGGAGCGGTAATTTGTCCGAGCTTGGATTCAGAGCGATCGCTGCGCTATTTAATGGCCCATCCCTTGGGTAAATATGTGGAAAAGGCTATTACTAAAGAGTTAAATAAGTTAGCTTGGAAATTGCATCAATATCATCCCCAGGACATTGATCCTGATGCTATTCAACGAGCCACTAGTATCTGGGGCTTTGATCAAGAATTAGTCATTCCTCGCCTCGGTTTTGCTACTGTTTCAGATTATTATGCTGCCAGTAGTGCCTTACCCCTATTATCCCAACTGCGTAAACCCACTCTCATTCTCTACGCAGCCGATGATCCTCTCTTTGACCCGGCCTTAGTGACAGAGCTACAAGATTTAAGCGCAGACAATCCCCACATTGAACTAGCGTTAACTCGCTTTGGTGGCCATGTCGGTTATATCAGTGGTCAAAAAGGTCAACAGCTATCAGGAGACAGCGATCGCTGGTGGGCCTTAAATCGTCTTTTAGATTGGTTTAATCAGCAATCGGCTACCCTTCAGACTGTTAGTGCTCGACCTTTAACAGTGTTTTAA
- a CDS encoding DUF3616 domain-containing protein, whose protein sequence is MISLKFSIVSADPLKHFGICDASAAVPFGEDRFFVGNDEDNILRSYDSHQSGKVIESVNINEHFSPQDDEEIDIEGVTTLGDFSYWITSHGRSKRGNFKEKRHQFFAVQFFDNDAILEVTGRPYQKLVLPDILENPLFNQFNLKIAEKIAPKEGGLNIEGLTTTPEGDLLIGFRSPLPDNKALLVPLKNPLALVTQTDTKAQFGEPILLDLNGFGVRSIEYWSVIKAYIIIAGEVGGGDRFALYLWSGNPNENPELIDLTLPTDFRPESVLFYPHLSDHFQILSDDGTIRRVDGQECKDIKDSENPEKYFRSIWVQIELD, encoded by the coding sequence ATGATTAGCTTAAAATTTTCCATTGTTTCTGCTGACCCCCTTAAACACTTTGGGATTTGTGACGCATCGGCGGCTGTACCTTTTGGAGAAGATCGTTTTTTTGTCGGGAACGATGAAGATAATATACTAAGATCGTATGATTCTCATCAGTCTGGTAAAGTTATTGAAAGTGTGAACATTAATGAACATTTTTCTCCTCAAGATGACGAAGAAATTGATATTGAAGGGGTGACAACTCTTGGTGATTTTTCCTATTGGATTACCTCCCATGGACGGAGTAAAAGAGGAAATTTCAAAGAAAAACGTCATCAGTTCTTTGCTGTTCAATTTTTTGACAATGATGCAATTTTAGAGGTTACGGGGCGACCTTACCAGAAATTGGTTTTACCCGATATTTTAGAAAATCCTCTATTCAATCAATTTAATCTTAAAATAGCAGAAAAAATTGCCCCAAAAGAAGGAGGTTTAAATATTGAAGGTTTAACTACAACCCCTGAAGGAGACTTGTTAATCGGTTTTCGTAGTCCGCTTCCTGACAATAAAGCTTTGTTAGTTCCCCTCAAAAATCCCTTAGCATTAGTGACTCAAACCGACACTAAAGCGCAATTTGGTGAGCCTATTTTATTAGACTTAAACGGATTTGGAGTCCGTAGTATTGAGTATTGGTCAGTCATTAAAGCCTATATTATTATTGCTGGTGAAGTGGGGGGCGGCGATCGCTTTGCCCTATATTTATGGTCTGGCAACCCTAACGAAAATCCTGAACTCATTGATTTAACTCTTCCTACCGATTTTCGTCCAGAATCCGTTTTATTTTATCCCCACCTCAGCGATCACTTTCAGATTTTAAGTGATGACGGTACAATTCGACGGGTAGATGGTCAAGAGTGTAAGGACATTAAAGATAGTGAGAATCCAGAAAAATACTTTCGGAGTATTTGGGTTCAGATCGAGTTAGATTAA
- a CDS encoding DUF1304 domain-containing protein translates to MTLLTQIVIIFNGLIHFGFAVGEIFFTTCLLEELFGFSPEDAIKTAPIAKNAGIYNSFIAAGLFWSVFAKENAFELRLFFLICVAIAGIFGALTLPSKDPTQPRNIKTLFLQTLPATIAIVLVWIN, encoded by the coding sequence ATGACATTACTAACACAAATCGTGATCATTTTTAATGGCTTAATTCATTTTGGTTTTGCAGTGGGAGAGATTTTCTTCACTACTTGCCTGTTAGAAGAACTATTTGGCTTTTCCCCTGAAGATGCTATTAAAACTGCCCCGATCGCCAAAAACGCAGGAATTTACAACAGCTTTATTGCCGCAGGACTCTTTTGGTCAGTTTTTGCCAAGGAAAATGCTTTTGAATTACGACTCTTTTTTCTGATTTGTGTGGCGATCGCAGGGATATTTGGAGCCTTAACCCTTCCCAGCAAAGACCCAACCCAACCTCGAAATATCAAAACCTTGTTTCTACAAACCTTACCCGCTACCATTGCTATTGTTTTAGTCTGGATAAATTAA
- a CDS encoding transglycosylase SLT domain-containing protein, giving the protein MQTYTVKSGDTLRGIALRFYGNASQFLVIQEANDLSDPNQIAVGQVLEIPDLDGSDANNPLADFHRAFNNGVRWRLTTDGVEIEGSGIERTSGTPTTATTIWTNFNSDINKWSQAFNVPAVIIIATIATESSGIVDAIRKEPDYIDDIRTPNQISVGLMQTLISTARGTLHDRKIDRGDLKNSNISIKAGTSFIADQRSKTLLDPPKVACAYNAGSLIENRSSSNRWRMRQFPIGTSAHCDRFIQFFNDAVFVLKTTPLPVSVDYKEFYSL; this is encoded by the coding sequence ATGCAAACTTACACCGTTAAGTCGGGAGATACCCTCAGAGGGATTGCCCTCAGATTCTATGGGAACGCATCACAATTTCTTGTTATTCAGGAAGCAAATGATCTGAGTGATCCGAACCAAATTGCAGTCGGTCAAGTTCTCGAAATTCCTGATCTTGATGGCAGTGATGCTAATAATCCCTTGGCAGATTTCCATCGCGCTTTTAACAATGGGGTTCGTTGGCGATTAACAACCGATGGAGTTGAAATTGAAGGTAGCGGTATTGAAAGAACCAGTGGAACTCCCACTACTGCAACTACAATTTGGACAAATTTTAATAGTGACATTAACAAGTGGTCACAAGCCTTTAATGTTCCTGCGGTGATTATTATTGCGACGATTGCTACTGAATCGAGTGGCATAGTTGACGCAATTCGCAAAGAGCCTGACTATATTGATGATATCCGAACTCCGAATCAAATTAGTGTCGGTTTAATGCAAACCTTAATTTCTACTGCACGCGGAACTCTTCATGACAGAAAAATAGACCGAGGCGATCTTAAAAACTCAAATATTTCTATTAAAGCAGGAACCTCTTTTATTGCCGATCAACGTTCAAAGACATTATTAGACCCACCGAAAGTTGCTTGTGCTTATAATGCGGGTTCACTTATTGAAAACAGGAGTTCGAGTAATCGTTGGCGGATGCGTCAATTTCCTATCGGGACTTCAGCCCACTGCGATCGCTTTATTCAATTTTTTAATGATGCGGTCTTTGTGCTAAAAACGACTCCTCTGCCAGTGAGCGTTGATTATAAGGAGTTTTATTCACTGTAA
- a CDS encoding family 10 glycosylhydrolase, which translates to MLTLKIIQDTFAKLSTKPANTLSDSQKLFINVGNEGKDLGIKSYIKQGNHILVQLQEPLGSLGKSIFFFADHIQVEEIRGVWLTSIDSDILFSKDNIQTGLTKLKESGFNTLYPVVWNNGFVFFRSTVADNTVNADVANLHSANLQQLLAGRDILAEIIEINQDLGKPFRIIPWLEYGLMVPPNSSLAKNKPAWLMETNTGGKIVNGNAWLNPTHPEVQGFFKSLIGELVQDYAIDGIQLDDHFGLPKDIGFDDFTIALFKSKNPGAANPISNPNSEKFKVWRKSKVTELLRLIFNTVKGIKKDCIVSVSPNPLAFSIDNFLADWQAWEQEGIAEEIVLQVYRPSLSAFNGEIIKTEVEIARKHIPTVIGILSGLNGKRVHLDLIRSQTQSTRDRDFAGYSYFFYGSLFDLGADGDTPESRQAEFATLLASDRFV; encoded by the coding sequence ATGCTTACTCTAAAAATCATCCAAGATACCTTTGCAAAATTATCCACAAAGCCAGCAAATACTCTATCAGATAGTCAAAAGCTCTTTATTAATGTTGGCAATGAAGGGAAAGATTTAGGCATTAAATCTTATATTAAACAGGGCAATCATATTCTGGTACAACTTCAAGAACCATTAGGAAGTCTAGGTAAGTCTATCTTTTTCTTTGCTGATCATATTCAAGTTGAGGAAATTCGAGGCGTTTGGTTGACTAGTATTGACAGTGATATTCTTTTCTCTAAAGACAATATTCAAACAGGTTTAACAAAACTAAAAGAATCTGGATTTAACACGCTTTACCCGGTTGTATGGAATAATGGTTTTGTCTTTTTTCGATCTACTGTTGCGGATAATACAGTCAATGCTGATGTGGCAAACTTACATTCCGCTAATCTTCAGCAATTATTAGCAGGACGAGATATTCTCGCAGAAATCATTGAGATTAACCAGGATTTAGGAAAACCGTTTCGGATTATTCCCTGGTTAGAATACGGCCTAATGGTTCCCCCTAATTCATCTTTAGCAAAAAATAAACCAGCATGGTTAATGGAAACTAATACTGGTGGAAAAATTGTCAATGGTAATGCTTGGCTGAACCCCACTCATCCTGAAGTACAAGGTTTCTTTAAAAGTTTAATTGGTGAACTTGTACAAGACTACGCAATTGATGGTATTCAACTCGATGATCATTTTGGTCTTCCTAAGGATATAGGATTTGATGATTTTACTATTGCACTTTTTAAGAGCAAAAATCCTGGTGCAGCAAATCCAATCAGTAATCCTAATTCTGAAAAATTTAAAGTTTGGCGAAAAAGCAAAGTTACCGAACTATTACGTTTAATTTTTAACACGGTTAAAGGAATCAAAAAAGACTGTATTGTTTCTGTTTCTCCAAACCCGCTTGCTTTTTCTATTGATAACTTCCTCGCTGATTGGCAAGCCTGGGAACAGGAAGGGATTGCAGAAGAGATCGTTCTTCAAGTTTATCGTCCTAGTCTTTCTGCTTTCAACGGTGAAATTATTAAAACAGAAGTAGAAATAGCCCGCAAGCATATACCAACCGTTATTGGTATTTTATCGGGTCTAAATGGAAAACGAGTTCATCTTGATCTTATTCGCAGTCAAACTCAATCAACCCGCGATCGCGACTTTGCGGGTTATTCTTATTTCTTCTATGGCAGTTTATTTGACTTAGGCGCTGATGGAGATACTCCTGAAAGCCGACAAGCTGAATTTGCCACTTTACTTGCCAGCGATCGCTTTGTTTAA
- a CDS encoding DUF2272 domain-containing protein, protein MANKTLTALVNTVIKKSPQASSSLPDSEKFALAKGETLDIIHYRSASNVHWEIELATPKDGETKWFGFIPHIDISSDSNFKTKLKDTAESEWNFFEKGTKKEREDGFWQRIVQYWNEALSRRDIDNPTDVGNVPWSAAFISWVMKQSGAGNQFQYNASHSVYIRGAIKKRKDQAKDAAFIAFKIDEISPEVGDLVCAPREKGITYDTTSNYISHCDLVVAKRSNEIDIIGGNVSDSVTQKTLKLDANGKVKDATRPWFVVIKNLF, encoded by the coding sequence ATGGCTAACAAAACACTGACTGCTCTCGTTAACACGGTTATCAAGAAATCCCCTCAAGCTAGTAGTAGTCTCCCTGATTCTGAAAAATTCGCCTTGGCTAAGGGTGAAACTCTCGATATTATTCATTATCGTTCTGCTAGTAATGTTCATTGGGAAATTGAATTAGCAACTCCTAAAGATGGTGAAACAAAATGGTTTGGATTTATTCCTCATATTGATATTTCCTCTGATTCAAACTTCAAAACAAAGCTAAAAGATACTGCTGAAAGTGAATGGAACTTTTTTGAAAAGGGAACTAAAAAGGAACGGGAAGATGGCTTTTGGCAACGCATTGTTCAATACTGGAACGAAGCCCTTAGCAGAAGAGATATTGACAATCCGACTGATGTTGGCAATGTTCCCTGGTCAGCCGCGTTTATCTCTTGGGTGATGAAACAATCAGGGGCTGGTAATCAGTTTCAATATAATGCGAGTCATTCAGTTTATATTCGAGGTGCAATCAAAAAGCGTAAAGACCAAGCAAAAGATGCGGCTTTTATTGCTTTTAAAATTGATGAAATCTCCCCAGAAGTGGGTGATCTAGTTTGCGCTCCTCGTGAGAAAGGAATTACCTATGATACCACCAGTAATTATATTTCTCACTGTGATTTAGTCGTCGCTAAACGGTCAAATGAAATTGATATTATCGGTGGTAATGTTAGTGATTCTGTCACCCAAAAAACGCTTAAGCTAGATGCTAATGGTAAAGTTAAAGACGCGACTCGTCCTTGGTTTGTAGTCATCAAAAACTTATTCTAG
- a CDS encoding bifunctional acetate--CoA ligase family protein/GNAT family N-acetyltransferase, with the protein MFQSLAQFAADPAYDILGSQRQPLSPIFSPKTVAVIGATDKPNSVGRTLIWNLVSNPFGGSIFPVNPKRSNVLGIPAYASVKKIPVPIDLAIIATPAPTIPAIIQDCIDVEVKGAIIISAGFREIGAAGLALEQQIRAIALGKLRIIGPNCLGLMNPHSGLNATFASKMAQPGNLGFISQSGALCTAVLDWSFPEHVGFSAFVSVGSMLDVDWGDLIYYLGDDPRTKAIVLYMESIINARSFLSAAREVALTKPIVVIKAGQTEASAKAATSHTGALAGSQEVLAAAFRRCGVLQVERISELFDLAEVFAKQPRHPQGPNLGIITNAGGPGVLATDALIKTGGQLAELEPATLEKLNQVLPSHWSHGNPIDILGDADSDRYAKALEIVLEDANTDGLLVILTPQAMTNPTQTAQQLIASTLATQKPIIASWMGGEEVSEGELILNKNHIPTYRYPDAAARLFNALWHYSYNLKGIYETPTLPRDEDNIPERSQVTEMITQALNSGRTLLTEVESKTLLAAYGLPVVKTGIAKTESEALALAEEIGYPVVLKLWSETITHKTDVGGVQLNLTSAKAVQWAYQEIRSSVTKQVGAEHFLGVTVQPMLNPDGSYELIIGSSLDPQFGPVLLFGTGGQLVEIFQDRAIALPPLNTTLARRLMEQTKIYKALQGIRGRKAIDIAALEHLLVKFSQLVVEQPRIKEIDINPLLVSNERITALDARIILHPASLADSDLPKSAIRPYPLQYIAPYQLRNGQTVTIRPIRPEDEPLMVKFHQTLSEQSVYFRYFHLLAQSSLIAHERLTRICFIDYDREMALVAVLLNPETQEPEILAVGRLTQLHGVKEGEFAMLVSDPWHGQGLGSELLRRLVQIGRDETLETIRADILLQNRAMQRVCEKVGFQLRRTPSLVYAELQL; encoded by the coding sequence ATGTTTCAGTCTCTTGCTCAATTTGCGGCTGACCCGGCCTATGATATTTTGGGGTCTCAGCGTCAACCGCTCTCACCTATTTTTTCGCCCAAAACCGTTGCCGTCATTGGTGCCACCGATAAGCCCAATAGTGTGGGTCGTACCCTGATTTGGAATTTAGTCAGTAATCCTTTTGGGGGTAGTATTTTCCCCGTTAACCCTAAGCGTAGCAACGTGTTAGGCATTCCGGCCTATGCTTCCGTCAAAAAGATTCCCGTTCCCATTGATTTAGCCATTATTGCAACTCCAGCCCCAACCATTCCGGCTATCATTCAAGATTGCATTGATGTGGAAGTCAAGGGAGCCATTATTATTTCGGCGGGTTTTCGGGAAATTGGGGCAGCAGGTTTGGCCTTAGAGCAACAAATTCGAGCGATCGCCTTGGGAAAACTGCGAATTATCGGGCCCAACTGTTTAGGGTTAATGAATCCCCATAGCGGACTGAATGCCACTTTTGCTAGTAAGATGGCCCAACCTGGAAATTTAGGCTTTATTAGTCAAAGCGGGGCCCTCTGCACGGCGGTATTGGATTGGAGTTTTCCTGAACACGTTGGCTTTAGTGCCTTTGTCTCAGTTGGCTCGATGCTAGATGTGGATTGGGGAGATTTAATTTATTACCTAGGCGATGATCCCAGAACTAAAGCGATCGTCCTTTATATGGAATCCATCATTAATGCCCGTTCTTTTCTTTCGGCGGCGCGGGAAGTTGCTCTGACTAAACCGATTGTCGTTATTAAGGCGGGTCAAACTGAAGCCTCTGCCAAGGCGGCCACTTCCCACACAGGGGCCTTGGCTGGCAGTCAAGAAGTATTAGCAGCAGCGTTTCGTCGTTGTGGCGTTTTACAGGTTGAACGTATTTCCGAATTATTTGACCTAGCCGAAGTGTTTGCCAAGCAGCCTCGTCATCCCCAGGGGCCCAATTTAGGAATTATTACCAATGCTGGTGGGCCGGGGGTATTGGCGACCGATGCGTTAATTAAGACAGGGGGACAGTTAGCGGAATTAGAACCAGCAACCCTGGAGAAACTCAATCAGGTTTTACCATCCCATTGGAGTCATGGTAATCCCATTGATATTTTGGGAGATGCGGACAGCGATCGCTATGCGAAGGCCTTAGAGATTGTGCTAGAAGATGCCAATACAGACGGGCTTTTAGTGATTTTGACTCCCCAGGCCATGACCAATCCAACCCAAACGGCCCAACAATTAATTGCTTCAACCCTGGCTACCCAGAAACCGATTATTGCCAGTTGGATGGGAGGCGAGGAAGTCTCAGAAGGGGAATTAATTCTCAATAAAAACCATATTCCCACTTACCGTTATCCCGATGCAGCGGCCCGTTTGTTTAATGCGCTATGGCACTATAGCTATAATCTGAAGGGAATTTATGAAACCCCGACTTTACCGAGAGATGAGGATAACATTCCAGAACGCTCTCAGGTAACGGAAATGATCACGCAGGCTCTTAATAGCGGACGCACCCTACTAACAGAAGTAGAATCCAAAACCTTGTTGGCAGCCTATGGTCTGCCAGTGGTCAAAACAGGGATTGCCAAAACGGAGTCAGAGGCTCTGGCCCTGGCGGAAGAAATTGGTTATCCGGTGGTCTTGAAACTTTGGTCAGAAACCATTACCCATAAAACCGATGTGGGAGGGGTACAGCTTAATTTGACCAGTGCGAAGGCGGTGCAGTGGGCCTATCAAGAAATTCGGTCTTCGGTGACAAAACAAGTGGGCGCAGAGCATTTTCTGGGGGTGACAGTACAGCCGATGCTGAATCCCGATGGTAGCTATGAATTAATTATTGGTAGTAGTCTCGATCCGCAGTTTGGCCCGGTTTTATTGTTTGGTACAGGTGGCCAATTAGTCGAAATTTTCCAAGATCGGGCGATCGCCTTACCACCGCTTAACACCACACTGGCCCGTCGTTTGATGGAACAAACCAAGATCTATAAAGCCCTTCAGGGAATACGGGGACGAAAAGCGATCGATATTGCTGCCCTAGAGCATTTATTAGTGAAATTTAGTCAGTTAGTCGTAGAACAACCTCGGATCAAAGAAATTGACATCAATCCCTTATTGGTTTCCAATGAACGGATTACAGCCCTAGACGCTCGTATTATTCTCCATCCCGCTAGTCTAGCGGATAGTGATTTACCTAAATCCGCCATTCGTCCCTACCCACTTCAATACATTGCTCCTTATCAACTACGCAATGGTCAAACGGTGACAATCCGCCCCATTCGTCCCGAAGATGAACCTTTAATGGTCAAGTTCCATCAAACCCTTTCTGAGCAGAGTGTGTATTTCCGTTATTTCCATCTTTTGGCCCAGAGTTCTTTGATTGCTCACGAACGGCTCACCCGCATTTGTTTTATTGACTATGACCGAGAAATGGCCCTCGTTGCAGTCTTACTCAATCCTGAAACCCAGGAACCAGAGATTTTAGCAGTGGGACGCTTGACTCAATTACATGGTGTCAAAGAAGGTGAATTTGCTATGTTAGTCAGTGATCCTTGGCATGGTCAAGGTTTAGGCTCAGAATTACTGCGGCGTTTAGTGCAAATTGGTCGAGATGAAACACTAGAAACCATTCGGGCCGATATTCTGCTTCAAAACCGAGCCATGCAACGAGTTTGTGAAAAGGTTGGTTTTCAGTTACGACGAACCCCAAGCCTCGTCTATGCAGAACTTCAACTCTAG